One genomic region from Prunus persica cultivar Lovell chromosome G3, Prunus_persica_NCBIv2, whole genome shotgun sequence encodes:
- the LOC18783668 gene encoding uncharacterized protein LOC18783668 isoform X1, protein MAWALLSLPLNLPPSSSPLPSILNPFKPKSQIGWLASCSGSRRRARVIASAADQEKTEDKDEDKDSSAFNPFGFVTDNPSSRSAIQIIESPAESGNVGQMLYRIEDKGKEYGKYVRSGEHVWFVRETGSAESQRGTVIFLHGAPTQSYSYRNVMSQMSELGFHCFAPDWLGFGFSDKPQPGYGFDYKEEEFHEEFDKLLDVLGVKSPFYLVVQGFLVGSYGLTWALKSRSRISKLAILNSPLTVSSPVPGLFKQLRIPLFGEFTCQNAVMAERFIEAALTKSMSSFNSYVLKLEKADVYRLPYLSSSGPGFAILEATRKANFNNISTQIASGFASGSWDIPTLVAWGIADKYLPQSVAEEFQKGNPTAVKLKLIEGAGHMPQEDWPERVVTALRVFF, encoded by the exons ATGGCTTGGGCTCTGCTCTCTCTGCCTCTCAACCTCcctccctcttcttctcctctgcCCTCCATACTCAATCCTTTCAAACCCAAATCCCAAATAGGCTGGCTTGCAAGTTGTAGTGGCAGTAGAAGAAGAGCAAGAGTCATAGCCAGTGCTGCAGACCAGGAAAAAACCGAGGACAAAGACGAAGACAAAGACTCGTCAGCTTTCAATCCCTTTGGCTTTGTCACTGATAACCCGTCAAGCCGCAGCGCCATTCAGATCATTGAGAGCCCTGCAGAGTCTGGCAATGTCGGCCAAATGCTTTAT AGGATAGAAGACAAGGGGAAGGAATATGGAAAATACGTCAGATCAGGGGAGCATGTATGGTTTGTGAGAGAAaccg GATCAGCTGAGAGCCAACGTGGAACAGTTATCTTTCTTCATGGTGCTCCCACACAATCTTATAGCTACAGAAATGTTATGTCTCAG ATGTCAGAACTTGGGTTCCACTGCTTTGCACCTGATTGGCTAGGATTTGGATTCAGTGACAAGCCACAGCCTGGATATGGATTTGATTACAAAG AAGAGGAGTTCCATGAAGAATTTGACAAATTACTAGATGTGCTTGGAGTCAAATCTCCTTTCTATCTGGTCGTTCAG GGATTTCTTGTAGGTTCATATGGATTGACATGGGCCTTAAAAAGCCGAAGCAGAATATCAAAGCTTGCAATTCTAAATAGTCCACTCACAGTTTCATCTCCTGTTCCTGGACTGTTCAAGCAACTAAG AATTCCtctttttggtgaatttacatGCCAGAATGCTGTTATGGCAGAGCGCTTTATTGAAGCAG CTCTTACAAAAAGCATGTCTTCCTTCAACAGTTACGTCTTGAAGCTGGAAAAGGCTGATGTGTACCGGCTACCATATCTTTCAAGCAGTGGACCTGGATTTG CTATACTTGAAGCTACAAGAAAGGCCAATTTCAATAATATATCAACCCAAATCGCATCTGGCTTTGCATCTGGAAG TTGGGATATACCGACTCTAGTTGCTTGGGGGATTGCAGACAAGTATCTACCTCAATCTGTGGCGGAAGAGTTTCAGAAAGGAAACCCTACTGCTGTCAAGCTTAAGTTGATAGAAGGTGCTGGGCATATGCCACAGGAGGACTG GCCAGAGAGAGTTGTTACTGCTCTGAGAGTATTCTTTTAA
- the LOC18783668 gene encoding uncharacterized protein LOC18783668 isoform X2 — protein MAWALLSLPLNLPPSSSPLPSILNPFKPKSQIGWLASCSGSRRRARVIASAADQEKTEDKDEDKDSSAFNPFGFVTDNPSSRSAIQIIESPAESGNVGQMLYRIEDKGKEYGKYVRSGEHVWFVRETGSAESQRGTVIFLHGAPTQSYSYRNVMSQMSELGFHCFAPDWLGFGFSDKPQPGYGFDYKEEEFHEEFDKLLDVLGVKSPFYLVVQGFLVGSYGLTWALKSRSRISKLAILNSPLTVSSPVPGLFKQLRIPLFGEFTCQNAVMAERFIEAGSAYVLKLEKADVYRLPYLSSSGPGFAILEATRKANFNNISTQIASGFASGSWDIPTLVAWGIADKYLPQSVAEEFQKGNPTAVKLKLIEGAGHMPQEDWPERVVTALRVFF, from the exons ATGGCTTGGGCTCTGCTCTCTCTGCCTCTCAACCTCcctccctcttcttctcctctgcCCTCCATACTCAATCCTTTCAAACCCAAATCCCAAATAGGCTGGCTTGCAAGTTGTAGTGGCAGTAGAAGAAGAGCAAGAGTCATAGCCAGTGCTGCAGACCAGGAAAAAACCGAGGACAAAGACGAAGACAAAGACTCGTCAGCTTTCAATCCCTTTGGCTTTGTCACTGATAACCCGTCAAGCCGCAGCGCCATTCAGATCATTGAGAGCCCTGCAGAGTCTGGCAATGTCGGCCAAATGCTTTAT AGGATAGAAGACAAGGGGAAGGAATATGGAAAATACGTCAGATCAGGGGAGCATGTATGGTTTGTGAGAGAAaccg GATCAGCTGAGAGCCAACGTGGAACAGTTATCTTTCTTCATGGTGCTCCCACACAATCTTATAGCTACAGAAATGTTATGTCTCAG ATGTCAGAACTTGGGTTCCACTGCTTTGCACCTGATTGGCTAGGATTTGGATTCAGTGACAAGCCACAGCCTGGATATGGATTTGATTACAAAG AAGAGGAGTTCCATGAAGAATTTGACAAATTACTAGATGTGCTTGGAGTCAAATCTCCTTTCTATCTGGTCGTTCAG GGATTTCTTGTAGGTTCATATGGATTGACATGGGCCTTAAAAAGCCGAAGCAGAATATCAAAGCTTGCAATTCTAAATAGTCCACTCACAGTTTCATCTCCTGTTCCTGGACTGTTCAAGCAACTAAG AATTCCtctttttggtgaatttacatGCCAGAATGCTGTTATGGCAGAGCGCTTTATTGAAGCAGGTAGCGC TTACGTCTTGAAGCTGGAAAAGGCTGATGTGTACCGGCTACCATATCTTTCAAGCAGTGGACCTGGATTTG CTATACTTGAAGCTACAAGAAAGGCCAATTTCAATAATATATCAACCCAAATCGCATCTGGCTTTGCATCTGGAAG TTGGGATATACCGACTCTAGTTGCTTGGGGGATTGCAGACAAGTATCTACCTCAATCTGTGGCGGAAGAGTTTCAGAAAGGAAACCCTACTGCTGTCAAGCTTAAGTTGATAGAAGGTGCTGGGCATATGCCACAGGAGGACTG GCCAGAGAGAGTTGTTACTGCTCTGAGAGTATTCTTTTAA